The Flavobacteriaceae bacterium 3519-10 genome includes a window with the following:
- a CDS encoding putative transmembrane protein, producing the protein MSLTFLLLLIIALAVIIGVITKKLDILTYSAPDKNGRQIPNGIKWKPLTFIFLACIAALVQPMNYEVISVGHKGLLINLLGDKRGVSYTEEVSGVVFYNKYTQEIQEIPLDQRHIEYPESIIVAKGGFPCPIKPSFNYSVKESTAADMFTNLRSTYKKGGLEAIQEGWLNNAIIGAINDVANRHSIDYLFNNRETYEAEILSEVNKRIGKWFLVSQLKTNIQPPKAIRQSIEDKATADADAIKAEAQARVAQADAQRKIQLAKGDSASVVIRAQADAKAISLKQQEITQTYVEYQRVLKWDGVMPTTVLGSGSGTLLNVGK; encoded by the coding sequence ATGTCTTTAACATTTCTACTTCTTTTAATCATCGCCCTTGCGGTGATCATCGGTGTAATCACCAAAAAACTCGACATCCTTACTTATTCCGCGCCCGACAAAAACGGAAGGCAGATCCCGAACGGCATCAAATGGAAACCTCTCACGTTTATATTTCTTGCCTGCATTGCGGCACTTGTGCAGCCGATGAACTATGAGGTCATCAGCGTGGGCCACAAAGGTTTGCTGATCAACCTGCTTGGCGACAAACGCGGTGTTTCGTATACCGAAGAGGTTTCGGGAGTCGTGTTCTACAACAAATACACCCAGGAAATCCAGGAGATCCCGCTCGACCAGCGCCACATCGAATATCCCGAATCCATTATCGTGGCCAAAGGCGGTTTCCCCTGCCCGATCAAGCCTTCGTTCAACTATTCGGTGAAAGAATCCACCGCGGCGGATATGTTTACCAACCTGCGCTCCACGTATAAAAAGGGCGGACTCGAAGCTATTCAGGAAGGCTGGCTCAACAACGCCATCATTGGTGCGATCAATGATGTGGCGAACCGTCACTCGATTGATTACCTGTTCAACAACCGTGAAACCTACGAAGCCGAAATTCTGTCCGAAGTAAACAAACGCATCGGAAAATGGTTTCTCGTATCGCAGTTAAAAACCAATATTCAGCCACCCAAAGCCATCCGTCAGTCGATTGAAGACAAGGCGACCGCTGATGCCGATGCTATTAAAGCGGAAGCGCAGGCGCGTGTTGCGCAGGCCGATGCACAAAGAAAAATTCAGCTTGCGAAAGGAGATTCGGCTTCTGTGGTCATCCGAGCGCAGGCCGATGCCAAAGCGATCAGCCTGAAGCAGCAGGAAATTACCCAAACCTATGTTGAATACCAGCGCGTGCTGAAATGGGACGGCGTAATGCCGACGACAGTGTTGGGGAGCGGGAGTGGAACGTTGTTGAATGTAGGGAAATAG
- a CDS encoding Excinuclease ABC subunit A yields the protein MTTTPDIDIKKQIFVKNAHLNNLKNIDVLLPKNKLIVITGVSGSGKSSLAFDTIYAEGQRRYVESLSSYARQFLGKLEKPKIDDIKGLAPSIAIQQKVISSNPRSTVGTSTEIYDYMKLLFARVGRTYSPVSGHEVKKDSVTDVIEHIQQNANQDFLLRSPLHFEVEKFQDLLNTLKVSGFTRLEVNGNVAGIEDLESFGFIPEKDMVIFLVIDRFRYDDDESFLQRLADSIQMAFYEGLGYCSLKNTETGKITEFSNKFELDGMEFMEPNVHFFSFNNPYGACPECEGYGKVIGIDEDLVISNKNLSVYEDAVASWKGESMSEWKKSFIKKVGTTFPVHKPYYQLTKEQKNFLWKGDGTRGFPSINSFFKMVEENLYKIQYRVMLSRYRGKTLCPTCEGLRLREETKLVKIDGHNIQEMIELPLDELLPLINALELNSHDAEIAKRLLYEITSRLEFLLKVGLGYLTLNRTSNTLSGGESQRINLATSLGSSLVGSIYILDEPSIGLHSRDTENLITVLKNLRDLGNTVIVVEHDEDVMRAADYIIDIGPEAGYLGGELVFAGNFEELQNSTSLTAEYLTGKLEIKVPEKRRKAKEFIQIKGARENNLKNIDVDIPLENLVVISGVSGSGKSTLMKEILTNEIQIQLGMGGKKGDYDSVEFPKKLIKNIELIDQNPIGKSSRSNPVTYLKAYDDIRDLFAKQKLAKIQNLKPKHFSFNVDGGRCDECKGEGVINVSMQFMADIELECETCKGARFKNEILEIKFDEKNISDILHMTVDESLEFFAENNEQKILTKLKPLQEVGLGYLQLGQSSSTLSGGEAQRIKLASFLVKGVTTDKTLFIFDEPSTGLHFHDINKLLTSLQALIELGHSVIVIEHQPDIIKSADYIIDIGPDAGKYGGEVVFSGTPEELVKSKKSHTAKFLVEKLP from the coding sequence ATGACCACAACACCAGATATAGATATAAAAAAACAGATTTTCGTTAAAAACGCTCATCTTAACAACCTGAAAAACATTGACGTACTGCTTCCAAAAAACAAACTCATCGTCATCACAGGAGTTTCGGGAAGCGGCAAATCGTCGCTCGCATTCGACACGATTTATGCTGAAGGCCAGCGCAGATATGTTGAGAGTTTAAGTTCGTACGCGCGCCAGTTTCTGGGGAAACTTGAAAAACCGAAAATCGATGACATCAAAGGTCTTGCGCCTTCAATTGCAATACAGCAGAAAGTAATCTCGTCCAATCCCCGCTCCACAGTGGGTACTTCAACCGAGATTTACGATTACATGAAACTTCTGTTCGCACGTGTTGGCCGCACGTATTCGCCCGTTTCGGGACATGAAGTGAAGAAAGATTCAGTAACAGATGTGATCGAACATATCCAGCAGAACGCCAATCAGGATTTTCTGCTTCGGAGCCCTCTGCATTTCGAGGTTGAAAAATTTCAGGACCTGCTTAATACGCTGAAGGTTTCGGGTTTTACCAGACTAGAAGTTAACGGAAATGTTGCCGGAATTGAAGATCTTGAAAGTTTCGGCTTCATACCCGAAAAAGACATGGTGATCTTTCTTGTGATCGACCGTTTCCGCTACGACGACGATGAAAGTTTTCTGCAGCGGCTTGCCGATTCCATTCAGATGGCCTTTTACGAAGGCCTCGGCTACTGCTCATTAAAAAACACCGAAACCGGAAAAATCACCGAATTTTCAAATAAATTTGAGCTCGACGGAATGGAATTCATGGAGCCGAACGTTCATTTCTTCAGTTTCAACAATCCGTATGGCGCCTGCCCTGAATGTGAGGGTTATGGCAAAGTAATCGGGATTGATGAGGATCTTGTGATTTCGAATAAGAATCTTTCGGTTTATGAAGATGCCGTGGCCAGCTGGAAAGGCGAAAGCATGAGCGAATGGAAAAAATCTTTCATCAAAAAAGTCGGGACCACGTTTCCTGTGCACAAACCTTATTATCAGCTTACGAAAGAGCAGAAAAACTTCCTTTGGAAAGGCGACGGTACACGCGGCTTCCCTTCCATAAACAGTTTTTTCAAAATGGTGGAGGAAAATCTCTACAAAATCCAGTATCGCGTAATGCTTTCGAGGTACCGTGGCAAAACGCTGTGCCCAACCTGCGAAGGGTTGCGACTGCGTGAAGAAACCAAACTGGTGAAAATTGATGGGCACAACATCCAAGAGATGATTGAGTTGCCTCTGGATGAGCTTTTGCCACTGATCAATGCTCTCGAACTTAACAGTCACGACGCCGAAATTGCAAAAAGGCTGCTGTACGAAATAACCTCGCGGCTTGAATTTTTACTTAAAGTCGGGCTTGGATATTTAACTTTGAACAGAACTTCAAACACATTGTCTGGCGGCGAAAGCCAGCGCATCAATCTTGCGACCTCACTCGGAAGTTCGCTTGTTGGCTCCATTTATATTTTAGATGAACCGTCAATCGGCCTGCATTCCCGCGATACCGAAAATCTTATCACCGTCTTAAAAAATCTCCGCGACCTCGGGAATACCGTGATTGTGGTGGAACATGACGAAGACGTGATGCGCGCGGCAGATTATATTATCGACATTGGCCCTGAAGCCGGATATCTTGGCGGCGAACTGGTTTTTGCCGGAAACTTTGAGGAATTACAAAATTCAACCTCGCTAACGGCAGAATACCTTACCGGAAAACTAGAGATAAAAGTTCCTGAAAAGCGGAGGAAAGCGAAAGAGTTCATCCAGATCAAAGGTGCCCGCGAGAATAATCTGAAGAATATCGACGTTGATATTCCGCTTGAAAACCTTGTGGTGATTTCGGGGGTTTCGGGTTCGGGCAAATCGACACTGATGAAAGAAATCCTTACGAACGAAATCCAGATTCAGCTCGGCATGGGCGGCAAAAAAGGTGATTATGATTCGGTGGAATTCCCGAAAAAGCTCATAAAAAACATCGAACTGATTGACCAGAACCCAATTGGGAAGTCTTCACGTTCAAACCCGGTGACTTATCTTAAAGCGTACGACGATATCAGAGATCTGTTCGCGAAACAGAAACTGGCGAAAATTCAGAATCTTAAACCTAAACATTTCTCGTTCAACGTAGATGGCGGAAGGTGCGATGAGTGTAAGGGCGAAGGCGTCATCAACGTGTCGATGCAGTTTATGGCGGATATTGAACTTGAATGCGAAACCTGCAAAGGCGCGCGTTTCAAAAATGAAATCCTCGAAATAAAATTCGACGAAAAAAACATTTCAGATATCCTCCACATGACGGTGGACGAATCGCTTGAATTTTTCGCCGAAAATAATGAGCAGAAAATCCTCACCAAACTGAAACCGCTGCAGGAAGTGGGTCTTGGCTACCTCCAACTCGGCCAAAGCTCCTCTACCCTTTCGGGCGGCGAAGCACAGAGGATCAAACTCGCCTCTTTCCTTGTGAAAGGCGTTACCACCGACAAAACACTGTTTATCTTCGATGAACCTTCTACCGGACTGCATTTTCACGACATCAACAAACTGCTGACCTCACTGCAGGCGTTGATTGAACTCGGACATTCAGTGATTGTAATTGAACATCAGCCCGATATCATCAAATCCGCAGATTATATTATTGACATCGGCCCAGACGCCGGTAAATATGGCGGTGAAGTGGTTTTCAGCGGGACGCCCGAAGAATTGGTTAAGAGTAAAAAGTCGCATACTGCGAAATTTCTGGTCGAAAAACTGCCGTAA
- a CDS encoding Phenylalanyl-tRNA synthetase beta chain — MKISNNWLQDFIKTDLKADKTAEYLTDIGLEVEGIDKYESVKGSLEGIVVGKVLTCSQHPNADKLKKTTVDVGGGKILNIVCGAPNVEAGQTVPVAVVGTQLFMKDGSPLVIKEAKIRGEVSQGMICAEDELGLSDDHGGIMVLDENKFEVGKNFADYFELTSDEVFEIGLTPNRTDAMSHYGVARDLNAVLTSNQIKSTFEKLESKTLNITGTADFQLEVEDDALCPRYIGAVIENVKVADSPDWLKDRLKAIGLSPINNIVDITNYILHGFGQPLHAFDADKIEGKKVIVGVNAEGTKFTTLDNIERTLNGSEIMIKDGAGKPMCIGGVLGGQTSGVSTETQTVFLESAYFNPVAVRKAAKHHGLNTDASFRFERGVDPNSTRTAITHAIAMIEEVAGGKLAGALLEHYPEKIENNYVILRFSKVEQILGTKIHREKIKEILKLLDIQVLNEIQNGLEISVPAYRADVTREIDVIEEILRIYGYNKIDSPQKISFTPARLNPEDQDALENAWARTLQSNGFNEVMNNSLTSVKDETHAVKLLNPLSSDLQFMRKSLLEGLLENADYNIKRKTADIKFFEFGKVYHKTDKYVERKQLAMLVSGRNNAENWLLAKCATDFWYLKSYVKTLLDKLNLNIEEKSLEDARFSDALELAADGKTIARLGKVSTELLKGADLDQDCFYAEIELETCQQLRSTGTFKFNDIPKFNKIRRDLALLVDKNVTYAELYQQARKNPSKYLKNINLFDVYEGKNLPEGKKSYAMSFELLNEDKTLEEKDISEVMNSLINGFKKEFAAELRS, encoded by the coding sequence ATGAAAATCTCAAATAACTGGCTTCAGGATTTTATTAAAACTGATCTAAAGGCAGACAAAACCGCTGAATATCTCACCGATATCGGTCTCGAAGTGGAAGGAATTGATAAGTATGAGTCGGTAAAAGGCAGCCTCGAAGGTATTGTTGTAGGCAAAGTACTTACCTGCTCGCAGCATCCGAATGCCGATAAGCTTAAGAAAACTACGGTTGATGTTGGTGGCGGCAAAATACTGAACATTGTTTGTGGCGCCCCAAATGTTGAGGCCGGACAAACGGTGCCTGTTGCGGTAGTCGGGACTCAGCTGTTTATGAAAGACGGCAGCCCTTTAGTGATAAAAGAAGCTAAAATAAGGGGTGAGGTTTCGCAGGGAATGATCTGTGCTGAAGACGAACTGGGCCTAAGCGACGATCATGGAGGCATCATGGTTTTAGACGAAAATAAATTTGAGGTCGGCAAAAATTTCGCTGATTATTTTGAGCTCACGAGTGATGAAGTTTTCGAGATTGGACTCACGCCGAACCGGACCGACGCAATGTCCCATTACGGCGTTGCACGTGATCTGAATGCTGTGCTCACTTCGAACCAGATTAAATCAACATTTGAAAAACTCGAATCCAAGACATTAAATATTACCGGAACTGCAGATTTTCAGCTTGAGGTTGAAGACGATGCATTATGTCCGCGGTATATCGGTGCCGTGATCGAAAATGTGAAGGTCGCCGATTCGCCGGACTGGCTCAAAGACCGGTTGAAAGCGATAGGTTTAAGCCCGATAAATAATATTGTAGACATCACCAATTATATACTTCATGGCTTCGGACAGCCGCTTCACGCTTTTGATGCCGATAAGATTGAGGGCAAAAAAGTGATTGTGGGAGTTAACGCGGAAGGAACTAAGTTCACGACTTTAGATAATATCGAACGCACTTTAAACGGTTCTGAAATTATGATAAAGGACGGTGCCGGAAAACCGATGTGTATTGGCGGAGTCTTGGGCGGGCAGACGTCTGGTGTAAGTACCGAAACGCAAACGGTCTTTCTAGAAAGCGCCTATTTTAACCCGGTTGCGGTGCGTAAAGCAGCTAAACATCATGGTTTGAATACCGACGCATCTTTCCGTTTCGAGCGCGGCGTAGATCCGAACAGTACACGAACTGCCATCACGCATGCGATTGCGATGATTGAGGAGGTAGCGGGCGGAAAACTAGCCGGCGCACTTTTAGAGCATTATCCTGAGAAGATTGAAAACAATTATGTGATCCTGCGCTTTTCGAAAGTTGAGCAGATTTTAGGGACTAAAATACACCGCGAAAAAATTAAAGAAATCCTGAAATTACTTGATATTCAGGTATTGAACGAAATTCAGAACGGTCTTGAAATCTCAGTTCCTGCGTACAGAGCCGATGTAACGCGCGAAATTGATGTAATAGAGGAAATCCTCAGAATCTACGGTTACAACAAGATAGATTCACCACAGAAAATTTCATTTACGCCGGCCAGACTTAATCCTGAAGATCAGGACGCGCTGGAAAATGCGTGGGCGCGGACTCTACAGAGCAACGGTTTCAACGAGGTGATGAACAATTCTTTAACTTCGGTAAAAGACGAAACCCACGCGGTGAAACTGTTGAATCCACTGAGCAGTGACCTACAGTTTATGCGGAAGTCTTTACTGGAAGGGCTTCTGGAAAATGCTGATTATAATATCAAAAGAAAAACAGCGGATATCAAGTTTTTCGAATTTGGTAAAGTATATCACAAAACAGATAAATACGTAGAGAGAAAACAGCTGGCGATGCTGGTTTCTGGCCGAAATAACGCGGAAAACTGGCTTCTGGCAAAATGTGCAACGGATTTCTGGTATTTGAAATCTTACGTAAAAACCCTTCTTGATAAACTGAATTTAAATATTGAAGAAAAATCGCTCGAGGACGCGCGCTTTTCTGATGCTTTGGAACTTGCTGCTGATGGTAAAACCATCGCAAGGTTGGGTAAAGTTTCAACAGAATTGCTTAAGGGCGCAGATCTTGATCAGGATTGTTTCTACGCTGAAATTGAGCTTGAAACCTGCCAGCAACTGCGTTCTACCGGAACTTTTAAATTCAATGATATTCCGAAATTCAATAAAATCAGAAGAGATTTGGCACTGTTAGTAGACAAAAATGTGACGTACGCAGAACTTTATCAGCAGGCACGAAAAAACCCGTCAAAATATTTAAAGAATATTAATCTTTTTGATGTTTACGAAGGCAAAAACCTTCCGGAAGGCAAGAAATCTTACGCGATGAGTTTTGAGTTGCTGAACGAAGATAAAACGCTGGAAGAAAAAGATATTTCGGAAGTGATGAATTCACTGATAAACGGCTTCAAGAAAGAATTTGCGGCGGAACTGCGTTCGTAA
- a CDS encoding Aminotransferase, class I and II has protein sequence MSMVSRKHSGQDLSIFSEMSALAAKHDAVNLSQGFPDYGTDPLLMKLLTEGTERNFNQYAPMAGLPMLLENLVEFNRNREIPLNVDTQNITVAPGASYAIYIALATILKFGDEVIVLQPAYDSYVPSIEMNGGVPRFVSLKENFDVDFEALKNAVTEKTRAIIVNSPHNPSGKVWRKEDWDQLSDIVKDSNIMIISDEVYDILTYDKTPFYSAFHHPGLRERCFSIFSFGKMFHVTGWKVGYVLASDELSRAYGRVHQYVSFCVNAPAQYALAKYLEIFDVQQNRKFMQDKRDFFIESFKGLPLTFTKKSEAGYFQVMKFENEDALNDKAYAVWLTENAKVAAVPVSAFYHDAQNTGLLRFCFAKKEETILSAADYMRRFFETRR, from the coding sequence TTGAGTATGGTAAGCAGAAAACATTCAGGGCAGGACCTGTCGATATTTTCCGAAATGTCTGCGCTGGCAGCGAAACATGATGCGGTGAATCTTTCGCAGGGATTTCCGGATTACGGAACGGATCCTCTGCTGATGAAACTGCTGACCGAAGGCACCGAACGCAATTTCAACCAGTACGCGCCGATGGCCGGTCTCCCAATGCTGCTAGAAAACCTTGTGGAGTTCAACCGCAACCGCGAAATTCCCCTCAATGTGGATACGCAAAACATTACGGTGGCGCCCGGCGCAAGCTATGCGATCTATATTGCGCTGGCCACGATCCTCAAATTCGGTGACGAGGTAATCGTACTCCAACCCGCCTATGATTCGTATGTTCCGTCGATTGAAATGAATGGCGGCGTCCCACGTTTTGTATCCTTGAAGGAGAATTTTGATGTCGATTTCGAAGCCTTAAAAAACGCAGTAACTGAAAAAACCAGAGCCATCATCGTGAATTCGCCGCACAACCCCAGCGGCAAGGTCTGGAGAAAAGAAGACTGGGACCAACTTTCAGATATTGTAAAAGACAGTAATATCATGATTATTTCAGATGAAGTGTATGATATTCTCACTTATGATAAGACGCCATTTTACAGTGCTTTTCATCATCCCGGGCTTCGGGAGCGGTGTTTCAGCATCTTCTCATTTGGCAAAATGTTTCATGTAACCGGCTGGAAAGTGGGATATGTATTAGCATCCGACGAACTTTCACGTGCATACGGCCGCGTGCATCAGTATGTGAGTTTCTGCGTGAATGCTCCGGCCCAGTACGCGCTTGCCAAGTACCTCGAGATCTTTGATGTGCAGCAGAACCGAAAATTTATGCAGGATAAAAGAGATTTCTTTATTGAATCTTTCAAAGGTTTGCCGCTGACTTTCACGAAAAAATCAGAGGCAGGCTATTTCCAGGTGATGAAGTTTGAAAATGAAGACGCATTAAATGACAAAGCTTATGCAGTTTGGCTCACCGAAAACGCCAAAGTTGCGGCCGTACCGGTGTCGGCCTTTTATCATGACGCGCAAAATACCGGACTGCTCCGCTTCTGTTTTGCCAAGAAGGAAGAAACAATCCTCAGCGCCGCAGATTATATGCGCAGATTCTTTGAGACCAGAAGATAA
- a CDS encoding 3-hydroxybutyryl-CoA dehydrogenase, whose translation MKNIVVIGAGTMGNGIAHTFAQTGLSVSLVDVSDEALAKGLKTISTNLDRIVAKGNLTEEQKNATLSNISTFTKLEDAARNADLIVEAATENIDLKLKIFRQMDELAPENCILATNTSSISITKIASVTNRPEQVIGMHFMNPVPVMKLVEIIKGYSTSKETFDSIFEMSKTLGKTPVEVYDYPGFVANRILMPMINEAIETLYNGVAGVEEIDTVMKLGMAHPMGPLELADFIGLDVCLAILNVMHDGFKNPKYAPTPLLVNMVTAGKLGVKSGEGFYDYAESRKAEKVARMFAK comes from the coding sequence ATGAAAAACATTGTAGTTATTGGCGCCGGAACAATGGGCAACGGCATTGCACACACCTTTGCACAGACAGGTCTCAGTGTAAGTTTAGTTGATGTATCTGATGAAGCATTGGCAAAAGGCCTGAAAACCATCAGCACAAACCTCGACCGCATTGTGGCAAAAGGCAACCTTACCGAGGAGCAAAAAAATGCAACTTTAAGCAACATCTCAACCTTTACGAAATTAGAAGATGCCGCGCGAAACGCAGATCTGATCGTGGAAGCAGCTACTGAAAATATTGATCTTAAGCTCAAAATCTTCAGACAGATGGATGAGTTGGCGCCTGAAAACTGCATATTGGCAACCAACACTTCATCCATTTCAATTACTAAAATCGCCTCGGTAACCAACCGTCCTGAGCAAGTAATCGGTATGCATTTTATGAATCCGGTGCCGGTGATGAAGCTGGTAGAGATCATTAAGGGCTATTCTACTTCAAAAGAAACTTTCGATTCGATATTTGAAATGAGCAAAACGTTGGGGAAAACTCCGGTCGAAGTGTATGATTATCCGGGTTTTGTAGCGAACAGAATCCTGATGCCGATGATTAATGAAGCCATTGAAACGCTTTACAACGGCGTTGCAGGTGTTGAAGAGATCGATACCGTAATGAAACTCGGAATGGCGCATCCGATGGGACCATTGGAGTTAGCTGACTTTATCGGCCTTGATGTTTGCCTGGCGATTCTGAATGTGATGCACGACGGCTTCAAAAACCCTAAATACGCACCCACTCCACTGCTCGTAAACATGGTAACAGCCGGAAAATTAGGCGTAAAATCAGGCGAAGGTTTCTATGATTATGCCGAAAGCCGGAAAGCTGAGAAAGTGGCGAGAATGTTTGCGAAGTAA
- a CDS encoding DNA polymerase III beta subunit, whose amino-acid sequence MTFKNKYIQMKFIVASGELQKALNTVSGVISSSQSRPILENYLFEIDENNLKITASDGETTLVTSLEVRSDDTGKFAVPAKIFQDFVKTYGEQPLTLSVKDAEDGNGSLLEILDEKDNFAVALDHAEDYPELPEFDASQSVKISAGILCEALTNTLFATSNDSLRPVMTGVLFQFKEDETNFVSTDSHRLVVYKRTDLMNAEPIEFIMPKKPLAIFKNILANSSDDVTIEFNENMAKFTFGNNIWICRLIDGKYPNYSAVIPKENPNVLTINRNLLLSSIRRASIMSNKSTNQVRFKLSGNILHLHAEDTEYANKADMQIPCDYNGEDINIGFSSKFLTEMLSVLSSDDITMKMSQPNRPGIIEPVDGLETDENILMLSMPVIGM is encoded by the coding sequence TTGACCTTTAAAAATAAATATATCCAAATGAAATTTATTGTTGCAAGTGGGGAATTACAGAAAGCATTGAATACGGTGAGCGGTGTGATTTCCAGTTCTCAATCAAGACCGATTCTCGAAAACTACCTCTTTGAAATTGACGAAAATAACCTCAAAATAACTGCCTCCGACGGCGAAACTACGCTGGTAACTTCCCTCGAAGTACGCTCAGACGACACTGGGAAATTCGCGGTTCCTGCGAAGATCTTCCAGGATTTTGTAAAAACCTACGGTGAGCAGCCGCTTACTTTATCGGTAAAAGATGCTGAAGACGGAAACGGCAGCCTGCTTGAAATTTTGGACGAAAAAGATAATTTTGCAGTCGCTTTAGACCATGCAGAAGATTACCCCGAACTTCCCGAATTCGATGCCTCACAAAGCGTAAAGATTTCTGCCGGCATATTGTGCGAAGCGCTTACCAACACACTTTTCGCAACAAGTAACGATTCACTTCGCCCTGTGATGACAGGCGTTCTGTTTCAGTTTAAAGAAGATGAAACCAATTTTGTTTCTACAGATTCGCACCGCCTGGTTGTTTATAAAAGAACCGACCTGATGAATGCAGAACCGATTGAATTCATCATGCCCAAAAAACCTTTGGCGATCTTCAAGAATATTTTAGCCAATTCCAGCGACGATGTAACAATTGAGTTCAACGAAAATATGGCCAAATTCACATTTGGTAACAACATCTGGATCTGCCGTCTTATTGATGGGAAATATCCGAACTATTCTGCGGTAATTCCAAAAGAAAATCCGAATGTACTTACGATCAACAGAAACCTGTTATTAAGTTCAATCCGCAGAGCTTCAATTATGTCGAACAAATCGACCAACCAGGTAAGGTTTAAACTTTCGGGCAATATCCTTCACCTTCACGCTGAGGATACCGAATATGCAAACAAAGCCGACATGCAGATCCCATGCGACTACAACGGCGAAGACATAAACATCGGTTTCAGCTCTAAATTTTTAACCGAAATGCTTTCTGTTTTAAGTTCAGACGATATCACAATGAAAATGTCGCAACCCAACAGACCCGGAATTATCGAGCCCGTGGACGGCCTTGAAACTGACGAAAACATTCTGATGCTTTCGATGCCGGTAATCGGAATGTAA
- a CDS encoding Aminopeptidase codes for MKKLLLPLLSAVVLTGCATVNYSYEGKAFQKSIHTITQGDLKEDLYVVASDDMEGRQTGSEGQKKAGRYMIEQYRKMGVSFPAPLKSFYQTVPASFMKTKTRGGSLPESENILAYIEGSEKPDEVIVLSAHYDHVGISNGQIFNGADDDGSGTVALLEIAEAFQTAKKAGHGPKRSILFLHVTGEEHGLIGSDYYSQNPVFPLANTVANLNIDMIGRCDPDNCGKDYVYVIGSEMLSTDLKKINVAANEKTVKLDLNYKYDDPADAQRLYYRSDHYNFAKHNIPVAFFFDGIHADYHKPTDDADKIDYSALQKRTQLVFATAWELANRAERIVVDGKNSR; via the coding sequence ATGAAGAAATTACTGTTACCGCTGCTTTCGGCGGTTGTTTTAACGGGTTGTGCTACGGTAAACTACTCGTATGAAGGCAAAGCTTTCCAAAAATCTATACACACGATCACACAGGGAGACCTCAAGGAAGATCTTTATGTAGTTGCGTCGGATGATATGGAAGGCCGGCAGACGGGTAGCGAGGGCCAGAAAAAAGCCGGACGCTATATGATAGAGCAGTATCGCAAGATGGGTGTGTCATTTCCTGCGCCACTCAAATCCTTCTATCAGACGGTTCCTGCAAGTTTCATGAAGACAAAAACCCGCGGTGGCAGCCTACCCGAGTCGGAAAATATACTCGCCTATATTGAAGGTAGCGAAAAACCCGATGAGGTAATCGTTCTTTCAGCGCACTACGACCATGTGGGCATCAGCAACGGACAGATCTTTAACGGAGCCGACGATGACGGAAGCGGCACGGTGGCTTTACTCGAGATTGCGGAAGCTTTTCAAACTGCGAAGAAAGCAGGGCACGGACCCAAGCGTTCAATTCTGTTTCTGCACGTAACCGGTGAAGAACACGGCCTGATCGGTTCGGATTATTACTCCCAGAATCCGGTGTTTCCACTCGCAAATACCGTGGCTAACCTTAATATCGATATGATCGGGCGCTGCGACCCCGATAATTGTGGCAAAGACTACGTTTACGTGATCGGTTCGGAAATGCTGAGCACAGATTTAAAGAAAATAAATGTAGCCGCGAACGAAAAGACAGTGAAACTCGATCTCAATTATAAATATGATGATCCTGCAGATGCGCAGCGGCTGTATTACCGTTCCGATCATTATAATTTTGCAAAACACAATATTCCGGTGGCCTTTTTCTTTGACGGAATTCATGCAGATTACCACAAACCCACCGACGATGCGGATAAGATTGATTATTCCGCACTGCAGAAACGTACACAGCTTGTTTTCGCAACCGCCTGGGAACTCGCCAACCGTGCAGAGCGCATTGTGGTGGATGGCAAGAACAGCCGCTAA